A window of the bacterium genome harbors these coding sequences:
- the smc gene encoding chromosome segregation protein SMC — MKIKKLEIFGFKTFPKPTEILFHEGITSVVGPNGCGKSNIIDAMRWVMGEKSAKGLRGEAMGDIIFSGCESRKPLSYAEVTLTLTDVEGCLPEKFGNYHEIAVTRRLDRNGESEYFINKTPCRLRDITELFLDTGLGKRAYSIVEQGRIDAILSSKPVERRYLIEEAAGLSKYRARRDEALVKMRHTSENLERLTDIMTEVGREMGSLKRQAGRARAFKELRSEKRGLERQSMIHGWRALAEKLAAAADEVKLADEALAAARVEADRLSLELEALRLSLLEKSKKHEDCQRIIYSLKGQISERESRSGFLEKETGGLAERSRGAEEESKNLERQSASVLEEMNALDEEFQRLSARIEADEDALVELMEAQSKTHEAKRKAEHAIEEKKRDLFAVSSRLSTLATNLDHAQRREREAQRRLGDIERDMEDLSGKIDEVSAEAESHKKELHTAKNAHENALEERETVAEDLEDAVLHRDNLQKRVETTRRELGAAESQLEALSSLKDNLDIYGEGVKAYLRHAREKKLFGVRGVMADAISVPGRYEAALEAALGERLQYVVVADSLQAFEAVDYLKGAKAGRSSFAPVDARDLKAVKMPEVKEPWAHGPLVDLVRIEPGSDRLARALLGSFYVVERLENALELWRSGASNATFVTLEGETVSPEGVVSGGVSSVENAGLLKRNREIRELSDLVSRQKAALEEAEESYEEARTRHRELEARINFIKEEAHRHELKVADAKKNMDINSERKTRLAERYEALEFERDNVERELSRLTEQMEEMEESRQNLLMEQERVDEELHELKTAQEDAQIEQDRAQQALSEAKVRTAADRGRKTGIGEQVRTLGQQRTNFAERAKRLKLEAQNLEKEREERLAELQKVKIEREELERELGRREESFSEIMENLGEERGAVGEQERAASEARRSAEIKKEALTTAQFGLRELEIQAGALREKFSEHTEVQEGADAGMSSDEELPEDFDPAKAQEKIIALNEKLKSFGEINLLADTEYEDRKTRFDFLEKQKADLDQSLESLKSAIQRINRISRERFDETFNAVNEKFQEVFPTLFRGGNAELFLTNPEDLLETGIDINVQPPGKRPQNLSLLSGGEKALTAVALIFSLFLVKPSPFCILDEVDAPLDDPNVERFTDMLRQMAGATQFMVVTHNKITMEAAAHLYGVTMTEPGVTDLVSVRLTAGLSEVAA; from the coding sequence ATGAAGATAAAGAAACTTGAAATCTTCGGTTTCAAAACCTTTCCAAAACCCACCGAGATTCTCTTCCACGAGGGTATAACCTCCGTCGTCGGGCCGAACGGCTGCGGCAAGTCGAACATCATCGACGCTATGCGCTGGGTGATGGGCGAAAAGTCCGCCAAGGGGCTTCGCGGCGAGGCGATGGGCGACATAATCTTCTCCGGCTGCGAATCCCGAAAGCCTCTCTCTTACGCCGAAGTCACCCTGACCCTCACCGACGTGGAGGGGTGCCTCCCCGAAAAGTTCGGCAATTACCACGAGATCGCCGTCACCAGAAGACTCGACAGAAACGGCGAGTCCGAATACTTCATAAACAAGACCCCCTGCAGGCTCCGCGACATCACCGAACTCTTCCTCGACACCGGGCTCGGAAAGCGCGCCTACTCGATCGTCGAGCAGGGGCGCATAGACGCTATCCTCTCCTCCAAGCCGGTCGAGCGCCGCTACCTCATCGAGGAGGCCGCCGGGCTCTCCAAGTACCGCGCCCGCCGCGACGAAGCCCTCGTCAAGATGCGCCACACCTCCGAGAACCTTGAGCGCCTCACCGACATAATGACCGAGGTCGGCAGGGAGATGGGGAGTTTGAAGCGGCAGGCGGGGAGGGCCAGAGCCTTCAAGGAGCTTCGCTCCGAAAAGCGCGGGCTGGAGCGCCAGTCGATGATTCACGGCTGGCGGGCGCTCGCGGAAAAGCTGGCGGCGGCGGCGGACGAGGTCAAGCTCGCCGACGAGGCGCTTGCCGCGGCGCGGGTCGAAGCCGACCGCCTCTCTCTGGAGCTCGAAGCCCTCCGCCTCTCCCTCCTCGAAAAATCGAAGAAGCACGAGGACTGCCAGCGCATCATCTACTCCCTCAAGGGGCAGATTTCCGAGCGCGAAAGCCGGTCGGGTTTCCTCGAAAAAGAGACCGGCGGCCTCGCCGAGCGCAGCCGGGGCGCGGAGGAGGAGTCAAAGAACCTCGAACGCCAGTCCGCCTCCGTCCTTGAGGAGATGAACGCCCTTGACGAAGAGTTTCAGCGCCTCTCCGCCCGCATAGAGGCCGACGAAGACGCCCTTGTCGAGCTTATGGAGGCGCAGTCGAAGACCCACGAAGCCAAACGGAAGGCGGAGCACGCCATCGAGGAGAAGAAGCGCGACCTCTTCGCCGTCTCCTCCAGGCTCTCAACCCTCGCGACAAACCTCGACCACGCCCAGCGGCGCGAGCGCGAGGCGCAAAGAAGGCTCGGCGACATCGAAAGGGATATGGAAGACCTCTCCGGCAAGATTGACGAGGTCAGCGCCGAGGCCGAATCCCACAAAAAAGAGCTTCACACCGCCAAAAACGCCCACGAAAACGCGCTGGAGGAGAGGGAGACGGTAGCGGAGGACTTGGAAGACGCCGTCCTTCACCGCGACAACCTCCAAAAGCGCGTCGAGACGACGAGGCGCGAGCTCGGGGCGGCAGAATCGCAGCTTGAAGCCCTCTCCAGCCTCAAGGACAACCTCGACATTTACGGCGAGGGGGTCAAGGCCTACCTCCGCCACGCGAGGGAGAAGAAGCTCTTCGGGGTGCGCGGCGTCATGGCCGACGCTATCTCCGTCCCCGGCCGCTACGAGGCCGCGCTGGAAGCCGCCCTCGGCGAGAGGCTCCAGTACGTCGTCGTCGCCGATTCCCTCCAGGCCTTCGAGGCGGTGGATTACCTGAAAGGAGCGAAGGCGGGCAGGTCCTCCTTCGCACCCGTAGATGCGCGCGACCTCAAGGCTGTAAAGATGCCCGAGGTGAAGGAACCTTGGGCCCACGGCCCGCTGGTGGACCTCGTGAGGATAGAGCCGGGCAGCGACAGGCTCGCCCGCGCCCTCCTCGGCTCCTTCTACGTCGTCGAGCGCCTCGAAAACGCCCTCGAACTCTGGCGCTCCGGCGCTTCAAACGCCACCTTCGTCACCCTCGAAGGCGAAACCGTCTCCCCCGAGGGCGTGGTCAGCGGCGGCGTCTCCAGCGTCGAGAACGCGGGGCTGCTGAAACGCAATCGCGAGATTCGCGAGCTTTCCGACCTGGTATCGCGGCAGAAAGCCGCCCTCGAAGAGGCGGAGGAGAGCTACGAAGAGGCCAGAACCCGCCACCGGGAGCTTGAGGCGCGGATAAATTTCATAAAGGAAGAGGCGCACCGCCACGAACTGAAGGTCGCCGACGCCAAAAAGAACATGGACATCAACTCCGAGCGCAAGACCCGCCTCGCGGAGCGTTACGAGGCGCTCGAATTCGAGCGCGACAACGTCGAGAGGGAGCTTTCACGCCTCACGGAGCAGATGGAGGAGATGGAGGAATCCCGCCAGAACCTCCTCATGGAGCAGGAGCGCGTCGACGAAGAGCTTCACGAGCTGAAAACCGCGCAGGAAGACGCCCAGATAGAGCAGGACAGGGCGCAGCAGGCGCTTTCCGAGGCCAAAGTGCGCACCGCCGCCGACAGGGGAAGGAAGACCGGCATCGGCGAGCAGGTGCGCACCCTCGGCCAGCAGCGGACGAACTTCGCCGAGCGCGCCAAAAGGCTGAAGCTGGAGGCGCAGAACCTCGAAAAAGAACGCGAAGAGAGACTGGCCGAACTCCAGAAGGTAAAGATCGAGCGCGAAGAGCTTGAAAGAGAACTCGGGAGGCGCGAGGAATCCTTTTCCGAGATAATGGAAAACCTCGGCGAGGAGCGCGGGGCGGTCGGCGAACAGGAACGCGCCGCCTCAGAGGCCAGAAGAAGCGCCGAGATAAAGAAAGAAGCCCTCACCACCGCGCAGTTCGGACTGCGCGAGCTGGAAATTCAGGCCGGGGCTCTGCGCGAGAAGTTCTCCGAGCACACCGAAGTCCAGGAGGGAGCGGACGCCGGGATGTCCTCCGACGAAGAGCTTCCCGAGGATTTCGACCCCGCGAAGGCGCAGGAAAAGATAATCGCCCTTAACGAGAAGCTCAAATCCTTCGGCGAGATAAACCTTCTTGCCGACACCGAGTACGAAGACCGCAAGACCCGCTTCGACTTCCTCGAAAAGCAAAAAGCCGATCTCGACCAGTCGCTCGAATCGCTCAAGAGCGCCATTCAGCGGATAAACAGGATCTCGCGCGAGCGCTTCGACGAGACCTTCAACGCCGTCAACGAAAAATTCCAGGAGGTTTTCCCGACCCTTTTCCGGGGCGGCAACGCCGAGCTTTTCCTCACCAACCCCGAAGACCTCCTCGAAACCGGCATCGACATAAACGTCCAGCCCCCCGGCAAGCGCCCGCAGAACCTCAGCC
- a CDS encoding pyridoxal phosphate-dependent aminotransferase, producing the protein MLIASGIAEAMQKSSWIRKMFEEGAKLKACKGEENVFDFSIGNPNLPPPEAFYRTLAELAGDRTPGLHGYMPNAGFQDVREAVALRVSVEQDTEVKGDSIIMSVGAGGALNAVFRAIIDPGDEIIVPKPFFVEYVFYAANHQAVIRQAATTPSFDMIIATIEAEFSPKTRAVLINSPNNPTGKVYSEENLRALSRLIEKKSAEYGREIFLIADEPYRAVIFDGVEVPAIFPLFKNAVICSSFSKTLSLAGERIGYIAVNPRVDNLPLLTGAIIMTTRILGFVNAPALAQRAVARLLDEKVEVDFYRENRDLLLEGLAGAGYECRKPEGAFYLFPKSPIPDDVAFCKLLLDENILAVPGTGFMGPGHFRLAYCSSRQTVTGSLPGFRRALEKAKEG; encoded by the coding sequence ATGCTCATAGCGTCAGGTATTGCCGAAGCGATGCAGAAATCTTCCTGGATACGGAAGATGTTTGAGGAGGGGGCGAAGCTCAAGGCCTGCAAAGGGGAGGAGAACGTCTTCGATTTCTCAATCGGGAATCCGAACCTGCCGCCGCCGGAGGCCTTTTACCGGACTCTGGCCGAACTTGCAGGCGACCGCACCCCCGGCCTTCACGGCTATATGCCGAACGCGGGTTTCCAGGACGTACGCGAGGCCGTGGCCCTCCGGGTGAGCGTGGAGCAGGATACCGAGGTAAAGGGCGATTCGATAATAATGTCGGTCGGGGCGGGAGGGGCGCTGAACGCGGTCTTTCGCGCGATTATCGATCCGGGCGACGAGATAATCGTCCCGAAGCCCTTCTTCGTCGAATACGTTTTTTACGCGGCCAACCATCAGGCGGTGATACGGCAGGCGGCCACGACCCCCAGCTTCGACATGATAATCGCGACGATCGAGGCCGAGTTCTCGCCGAAGACGCGGGCGGTCCTCATAAACTCCCCGAACAATCCCACCGGAAAGGTCTATTCGGAGGAGAACCTTCGCGCCCTCTCCCGCCTGATCGAGAAAAAGAGCGCGGAATACGGGCGCGAGATATTCCTCATCGCCGACGAGCCCTACCGGGCGGTAATTTTCGACGGGGTAGAGGTTCCCGCCATCTTCCCGCTCTTCAAAAACGCCGTCATCTGTTCCTCCTTCTCCAAGACCCTGAGCCTCGCCGGTGAGCGTATAGGCTACATAGCGGTGAATCCCCGCGTGGACAACCTCCCCCTCCTCACCGGCGCGATTATCATGACCACGCGCATTCTCGGCTTCGTCAACGCCCCCGCGCTCGCCCAGCGGGCGGTGGCGCGCCTTCTCGACGAAAAGGTGGAGGTGGATTTCTACCGCGAAAACCGCGACCTTCTCCTCGAAGGACTTGCAGGCGCGGGCTACGAGTGCCGGAAGCCCGAGGGGGCTTTCTACCTTTTCCCCAAATCCCCGATTCCGGACGACGTGGCCTTCTGCAAACTTCTCCTCGATGAAAACATCCTCGCCGTCCCCGGAACGGGTTTCATGGGGCCGGGCCACTTCCGGCTGGCCTACTGCTCCTCGCGGCAGACCGTCACCGGCAGCCTGCCGGGGTTCAGAAGGGCGCTGGAAAAAGCAAAAGAGGGGTGA
- a CDS encoding tetratricopeptide repeat protein, producing MYHEHMIGRKYSTALPALLLSLLVLAVYWQTTGFGFVNIDDGAYVFQNPLVTGGLAWGGVKVAFSHFQQQYWIPVTWLSYMADASFFGNDAGAFHRTNAILHLLNVLLVFWLFRSATGSNWKSFFAAALFGLHPLRAESVAWVTERKDVLAGFFFLLACLGHVSYAKTGKRLWLAAVAVLTLLGLMSKPVVVVLPAALLLLDFWPLGRIPKGKFRENLPVWRTLLLEKAHLFAFSAVFAVVTIKAQQIEGGELGQRTGLSGILNAAVNYLAYLYETFWPAGLYLRGEEYNVTADAVLGLICLAAIALISFPAWRFREKSPEIAFGWFWYLLVLLPGSGIVKTGVNSFADRFTYVPHVGLMAGIVWAAARLYERFAEDRRPLAIFGAVLLSLLAARSYPQVSLWKDTSTLFGRTDKITGGKSPAAKKYLGIASFYAQDYRAAYDYCGQALALDPNFPRASGYRGLAVAMLENYAEAAALLKRELSINPNDYDFNDRLAGVLLLAGDKPGAAKKALENASRWPGGQDRVVIKALGGEFKANMIAGTGLAEKKQYAEAAKYFREALRISPNDPNARASLASVIQKM from the coding sequence GTGTATCATGAGCACATGATCGGCAGAAAATATTCGACGGCGCTTCCCGCGCTCCTCCTCTCTCTGCTCGTGCTCGCCGTCTATTGGCAAACGACGGGGTTTGGATTCGTCAACATCGACGACGGCGCTTATGTGTTCCAAAACCCCCTTGTAACCGGCGGACTTGCTTGGGGGGGCGTCAAGGTGGCGTTCTCGCATTTTCAGCAGCAGTACTGGATTCCAGTCACTTGGCTCTCCTACATGGCCGACGCGAGTTTTTTCGGCAATGATGCAGGAGCGTTTCACCGCACCAACGCAATACTTCACCTTCTCAACGTCCTCCTAGTCTTCTGGCTCTTTCGCTCGGCCACCGGCTCGAACTGGAAGAGCTTTTTCGCCGCCGCGCTTTTCGGCCTCCACCCGCTACGCGCCGAGTCTGTGGCATGGGTGACCGAGCGAAAAGACGTGCTGGCGGGTTTTTTCTTTCTGCTGGCTTGCCTCGGCCACGTCAGCTACGCGAAGACCGGGAAGCGGCTCTGGCTAGCGGCGGTCGCGGTTTTGACTCTTCTGGGCCTGATGTCGAAGCCGGTAGTGGTGGTTCTGCCCGCCGCGCTTCTGCTTCTGGACTTCTGGCCGCTGGGACGCATCCCGAAAGGAAAATTCAGAGAGAATCTCCCCGTCTGGCGAACTCTTCTTCTCGAAAAAGCCCACCTATTCGCCTTCTCGGCGGTTTTCGCGGTCGTAACGATAAAGGCGCAGCAAATCGAAGGCGGCGAGTTGGGGCAAAGGACCGGGTTAAGCGGAATATTAAACGCCGCCGTAAATTACCTCGCCTACCTTTACGAAACCTTCTGGCCCGCAGGCCTCTACCTGCGGGGTGAGGAATACAACGTAACTGCAGACGCGGTGCTCGGGCTTATCTGTCTCGCGGCGATTGCGCTGATTTCTTTTCCGGCCTGGAGGTTTCGCGAAAAATCCCCCGAGATCGCCTTCGGCTGGTTCTGGTATCTCCTAGTCCTCTTGCCAGGAAGCGGAATCGTCAAAACCGGCGTCAACTCCTTCGCAGACCGCTTTACCTACGTGCCGCACGTCGGGCTGATGGCCGGGATAGTCTGGGCAGCGGCGCGTCTTTACGAGCGTTTCGCCGAAGACCGAAGGCCGCTCGCCATCTTCGGGGCGGTTCTGCTGTCCCTTCTCGCCGCGCGCAGCTATCCTCAGGTCTCCCTCTGGAAGGACACCTCCACCCTCTTCGGACGCACAGACAAGATCACCGGCGGGAAAAGCCCGGCGGCGAAAAAGTATCTCGGCATAGCCAGCTTTTACGCCCAGGACTACCGCGCGGCCTACGACTACTGCGGTCAGGCGCTCGCGCTCGACCCGAATTTCCCGAGGGCCAGCGGTTACAGGGGACTTGCCGTCGCCATGCTGGAAAACTACGCCGAAGCGGCTGCGCTTTTGAAGAGGGAACTCTCCATAAACCCCAATGACTACGACTTCAACGACCGGCTCGCCGGGGTTCTTCTTCTTGCAGGCGACAAGCCCGGCGCGGCGAAAAAGGCGCTTGAAAACGCCTCTCGCTGGCCCGGTGGCCAAGATCGAGTAGTCATAAAAGCTTTGGGCGGCGAATTCAAGGCCAACATGATTGCCGGAACCGGCCTCGCTGAGAAAAAACAGTACGCCGAGGCCGCCAAATACTTCCGTGAAGCCCTCCGCATTTCTCCCAACGATCCAAACGCCCGCGCCAGTCTCGCGAGCGTTATCCAAAAAATGTGA
- a CDS encoding tandem-95 repeat protein, whose amino-acid sequence MNIADKTTVKKHRFDGYGFVLVSLVIGALLLPGFLFAAPAMPQPVTVGQPDGSVLKIRVRGDEFRAWTETEEGYTVIKNDRTKFWEYGRTGSSGDIEPSGIVVTPAEKPPQTLQKHQKPGFNTEKYDRLKKLLENRRAEVYKKSSRGRAATLPGAKPAQGFAGAAAPSSGYNPWDPLEVPLTGTQNLLVVMVNFSNKSFVTTPDSWNSIIFNTTPGAKSLSNFYKDNSAGMITFNPVNHTQPGKPKGIVAVTLSQAHPNSKDNFNYDVETAWITSALSAASGYVNFPSYDLDGDGYLGTGELNVYFIVAGYESATGPASPGIWAHAWSGDIYVAGKTISQWAMNGELFNDGRQMTMGVMTHEMGHSICGLPDLYDTSYANEGLGIFSLMAGGAWGFVSGESSGETPAGLDAWSRYYLGWTVPYEPGSNGETLTFPRSLDQRDNVVKLVDEALSSKEYFLAENRYESGWDASIFYGSSGTSGLLVLHVDTAVGSNDSSAGPHQGVMAVEAKSNVCSPSGDYGPLCDGHYTNLFFTGNNDRFTYETSPAARLYDSRPVDRGLVSVSAPSTTMSAVLYRNNSAPLLSPIGDRQVGVNELLEFTVSAVDPENGALTYSASALPSGALFDGVSGYFRWTPTLAQSGVYSITFTAADNGLPYGQSSSETITLVVNNDPPVLGSIGDRTVNEGELLGFTVLAADPDGDTLTYSAAGLPSGATLDALSGEFAWTPGYAQSGSYSVTFTVNDRGANVGQSDSETVTITVNNVNRPPILEPIGGRTVNENETLAIGVEAADPDGDALAYSAGELPAGATLNVATGAFGWTPGFDRSGTYDVTFAVTDGSLSASESVTITVLNVNRAPVLTAIGSRSLNEGEGLAFTLSAVDADGDALVYSATGLPQGANFNPTSKTFDWTPGFDQEGSHTVTFAASDGALGDNEEVTVTVVNVNRAPVLTDIRNKAVNAGETLSFTVTADDPDGDSVTFYFSSLPAGALFNAATGEFAWTPGEEMSGNDYKVIFGVSDGGSPNLGDSEEVVITVGSNVNRPPELSPLADQAAEAGQNVSFTVSAIDPEGGLVTYQMGNKPVGASFDNATGAFGWTAAGEGNYLVTITATDSGVPPKSDTGEVNISVGGVNRPPVLSKIGNRSIKEFETLELVLTASDPDSDVVNYSASLLPANAALAGQLLAWTPDYGQAGSYPITLTATDGGFPPAQDSETIVITVGEVNPPPVLSPIGPKQVNENEPLEIVLSATDPDGDALTFSAVNLPPGATLGADTGIFNWLPGFTDTGNYRVTFTVRDNDAVTPLTDGEEVTITVGNVNRPPILTSIGNQSVTVGSPLSLTVTAADPDGDAVTYGATSLPAGAVFEEGEFYWTPGDSQEGAFSVIFVSSDGDLTDSETVTISVYSRLSGGGAAAGCFIESLWR is encoded by the coding sequence GTGAACATAGCTGATAAAACGACGGTAAAAAAGCATCGTTTTGACGGGTACGGGTTTGTGCTCGTCTCTCTGGTTATAGGGGCTCTTCTGCTCCCCGGATTCCTCTTCGCCGCCCCCGCAATGCCGCAGCCGGTAACCGTCGGGCAGCCTGACGGCTCCGTCCTGAAGATACGGGTCAGGGGCGACGAATTTCGGGCGTGGACCGAGACCGAAGAAGGTTACACGGTAATTAAAAACGACCGGACAAAGTTTTGGGAATACGGCCGGACCGGATCTTCCGGCGATATCGAACCCTCGGGAATAGTCGTCACTCCGGCCGAAAAGCCTCCCCAAACCCTGCAAAAGCACCAGAAGCCCGGATTCAACACTGAGAAATACGACAGGCTAAAGAAGCTGCTCGAAAACAGGCGCGCCGAAGTATACAAAAAAAGCTCCAGGGGCCGGGCGGCGACTCTTCCCGGGGCAAAGCCAGCCCAGGGCTTCGCCGGAGCGGCGGCGCCTTCTTCGGGTTATAACCCCTGGGATCCGCTGGAGGTTCCGCTGACCGGCACCCAAAACCTTCTGGTGGTGATGGTGAATTTTTCAAACAAATCTTTTGTCACTACCCCGGACAGCTGGAATTCGATCATCTTCAACACAACCCCGGGAGCGAAGTCCCTCTCCAATTTCTACAAAGACAACTCCGCCGGAATGATAACTTTTAATCCAGTTAACCACACCCAGCCGGGCAAGCCCAAAGGCATCGTAGCGGTAACCCTGTCGCAGGCGCACCCGAACAGCAAGGACAACTTTAATTACGACGTCGAGACGGCCTGGATAACGAGCGCCCTTTCGGCGGCGTCGGGTTACGTGAATTTCCCCTCCTACGATCTTGACGGAGACGGTTATCTGGGAACCGGTGAACTGAACGTTTACTTCATAGTCGCCGGTTACGAAAGTGCTACCGGTCCCGCATCGCCCGGTATCTGGGCTCACGCCTGGAGCGGGGATATCTACGTGGCCGGAAAGACAATCTCCCAGTGGGCGATGAACGGCGAGCTCTTCAACGACGGCCGGCAGATGACGATGGGAGTGATGACCCATGAGATGGGACACTCCATCTGCGGACTGCCCGACCTTTACGACACGTCCTACGCGAACGAGGGGCTGGGAATATTCTCGCTGATGGCGGGAGGGGCCTGGGGCTTTGTCTCCGGCGAGAGTTCAGGCGAGACCCCTGCCGGTCTGGATGCGTGGTCGAGGTATTACCTCGGCTGGACGGTTCCGTACGAACCGGGTTCAAACGGTGAGACCCTTACCTTTCCAAGGTCGCTCGATCAGCGGGACAACGTGGTCAAGCTCGTGGACGAGGCGCTCTCTTCAAAGGAGTACTTCCTCGCCGAGAACAGGTATGAATCGGGGTGGGACGCGAGCATATTCTACGGCTCCAGCGGCACCTCCGGACTCCTTGTCCTGCATGTGGACACCGCGGTCGGCAGCAACGACAGCAGTGCAGGACCCCATCAGGGGGTAATGGCGGTGGAGGCGAAAAGCAACGTCTGCTCGCCCTCGGGAGATTATGGCCCGCTCTGCGACGGACACTATACGAATCTGTTTTTCACCGGCAACAACGACAGATTTACCTACGAAACCTCTCCCGCCGCCAGATTGTACGACTCCCGGCCGGTAGACAGGGGACTGGTATCCGTTTCCGCCCCGTCTACAACGATGTCGGCCGTTTTATACAGGAATAACTCCGCCCCGCTGCTGTCCCCCATCGGCGACAGGCAGGTGGGCGTCAACGAATTGCTGGAGTTCACGGTATCCGCCGTGGACCCGGAAAACGGCGCTTTGACGTACAGCGCCTCAGCCTTGCCTTCCGGCGCACTCTTCGATGGCGTCAGCGGTTATTTTCGCTGGACTCCCACTCTCGCCCAGTCCGGCGTTTACAGCATCACCTTCACCGCTGCGGACAACGGACTGCCTTACGGGCAAAGCTCCAGCGAGACCATCACCCTGGTTGTGAACAACGATCCGCCGGTTCTGGGCTCCATAGGCGACAGAACCGTCAACGAGGGCGAACTTCTGGGATTCACGGTCCTGGCGGCCGACCCCGACGGCGACACTCTGACTTACAGCGCCGCCGGCCTTCCCTCCGGGGCAACGCTTGACGCGCTGAGCGGAGAATTCGCCTGGACTCCCGGCTACGCTCAGTCCGGCAGTTACAGCGTAACCTTCACCGTCAACGACAGGGGAGCGAATGTCGGGCAAAGTGACAGTGAAACAGTCACCATAACCGTAAACAACGTAAACAGGCCGCCCATCCTTGAGCCAATCGGAGGCAGAACCGTAAACGAGAACGAAACGCTCGCCATCGGGGTTGAAGCGGCCGATCCTGATGGAGACGCGCTTGCCTACAGCGCCGGGGAACTGCCCGCAGGGGCCACTCTCAACGTCGCCACCGGCGCTTTCGGCTGGACGCCGGGGTTCGACCGGTCGGGTACTTACGACGTGACCTTCGCTGTGACCGACGGCAGTCTCTCAGCCAGCGAGTCCGTGACGATTACCGTATTGAACGTCAACCGCGCGCCCGTGCTCACGGCTATCGGAAGCAGGAGCTTAAACGAGGGCGAGGGACTTGCTTTCACGCTAAGCGCCGTCGATGCGGACGGCGACGCGCTCGTTTACAGCGCCACCGGACTGCCGCAGGGCGCGAATTTCAACCCCACGTCGAAGACCTTCGACTGGACGCCCGGCTTCGATCAGGAGGGCTCTCACACGGTGACCTTTGCGGCGTCCGACGGCGCTCTTGGCGATAATGAAGAGGTGACGGTCACTGTAGTCAACGTGAACCGCGCGCCGGTGCTGACCGATATTCGCAACAAGGCCGTCAACGCCGGAGAGACCCTGAGTTTTACGGTGACCGCCGACGATCCCGACGGCGATTCGGTAACTTTTTATTTTTCCTCCCTCCCGGCGGGCGCGCTCTTTAACGCCGCGACCGGGGAGTTCGCCTGGACGCCGGGCGAGGAGATGAGCGGGAACGACTATAAGGTAATCTTCGGGGTCAGCGACGGCGGCTCGCCTAACCTCGGTGACAGCGAAGAGGTTGTCATAACGGTCGGAAGCAACGTCAACCGCCCGCCAGAGCTGAGTCCCCTTGCCGATCAGGCGGCGGAGGCGGGGCAAAACGTCTCCTTTACCGTTTCGGCGATCGACCCCGAAGGGGGCCTCGTCACTTACCAGATGGGCAACAAGCCGGTAGGGGCTTCCTTCGACAACGCCACGGGCGCCTTTGGGTGGACCGCGGCGGGAGAAGGAAACTATCTCGTTACCATAACCGCGACCGACAGCGGGGTTCCTCCGAAATCGGACACCGGCGAGGTGAACATAAGCGTGGGAGGCGTCAACCGCCCTCCTGTGCTCTCGAAGATCGGCAACCGCTCGATAAAGGAATTTGAAACCCTCGAACTGGTTTTGACAGCCTCGGACCCCGATTCCGACGTTGTCAACTACTCTGCCTCTTTACTCCCGGCGAATGCCGCGCTCGCGGGCCAACTGCTGGCATGGACTCCGGACTACGGTCAGGCGGGGAGCTATCCGATAACGCTGACAGCCACCGACGGCGGCTTTCCCCCCGCGCAGGACAGCGAGACCATCGTAATCACGGTCGGGGAAGTCAACCCTCCCCCCGTTCTCTCACCCATCGGCCCGAAGCAGGTAAACGAAAACGAACCGCTGGAAATTGTCCTTTCCGCCACCGACCCGGACGGCGACGCGCTGACCTTTTCCGCCGTAAACCTCCCGCCGGGGGCGACACTGGGCGCGGATACGGGAATCTTCAACTGGCTTCCGGGCTTTACCGACACCGGCAACTACAGGGTCACTTTCACCGTCCGCGACAACGACGCCGTTACGCCCCTTACCGACGGGGAAGAGGTGACAATCACCGTGGGCAACGTCAACAGGCCGCCGATACTAACTTCCATCGGCAATCAGAGCGTCACCGTGGGGAGCCCCCTGTCGCTTACGGTTACCGCCGCCGACCCGGACGGCGACGCGGTAACCTACGGCGCAACCAGCCTTCCCGCCGGAGCCGTCTTCGAGGAAGGGGAGTTCTACTGGACTCCCGGCGACAGTCAGGAAGGCGCCTTCAGCGTGATCTTCGTCTCCTCCGACGGCGACTTGACCGACAGCGAGACGGTCACAATCTCGGTCTATTCCCGGCTCTCCGGGGGCGGCGCGGCCGCAGGGTGCTTTATTGAGAGCCTCTGGCGGTAG